In Takifugu flavidus isolate HTHZ2018 chromosome 13, ASM371156v2, whole genome shotgun sequence, the following are encoded in one genomic region:
- the znf319b gene encoding zinc finger protein 319, with protein sequence MDWASPSAKLNPYSRARMTEAWQQHALAAPQVVHTIPPGTENALGCALYGIVVQPDPTSLQQQTQQHGGNQQHGGNQQHGQQHPAQTQQTSLQVGPERGHKCGACGHDISHLANPHEHQCMVTQDRSFQCTQCTKIFHQATDLLEHQCVQVEQKPFVCGVCKMGFSLLTSLAQHHTSHNSGNPMKCSICEKTYRPGSSGSLTPNPNNPQPAGSDGASTSSGSSILPFPSARDRPYKCSVCQKGFKHLSELTRHERVHTGEKPFKCDTCDKAFSQSSHLQHHQRTHSSERPFKCAVCDKSFKHRSHLVRHMYVHSGEHLFKCNLCELHFKESSELLHHPCHPQGSRPFRCAACGKGFKRPSDLRQHERTHSEERPFHCDECQMSFKQQYALIRHRRTHKDPTDRPFKCNLCDKCFMQPSHLLYHQHVHGMDNLFKCASCQKEFSQSGELLTHKCGETAGASPDKPYKCDICGKGYKKSSTLQRHQNAHCQEKPLKCSLCDRRFVSSSEFVQHRCDPSREKPLKCAECEKRFKYSSDLNRHRRIHTGEKPYKCEHCSKGFKQREHLTKHQSTHSREGQFKCVWCGERYSDLGSLQEHTVQHTADGGGYVVPQCI encoded by the exons ATGGA CTGGGCCTCGCCGTCCGCCAAGCTGAACCCCTACTCCCGTGCCCGCATGACCGAAGCCTGGCAGCAGCACGCGCTCGCCGCCCCTCAGGTCGTGCACACCATTCCCCCGGGGACGGAGAACGCGCTGGGCTGCGCTCTGTATGGCATCGTCGTGCAGCCGGATCCCACGTCGTTGCAGCAGCAGACGCAGCAGCACGGGGGCAACCAGCAGCACGGGGGCAACCAGCAGCACGGCCAGCAGCACCCCGCCCAGACCCAACAGACGTCGCTGCAGGTGGGGCCGGAGAGGGGACACAAGTGCGGGGCCTGCGGGCACGATATTTCCCACCTGGCCAACCCGCACGAGCACCAGTGCATGGTGACGCAGGACCGCTCGTTCCAGTGCACCCAGTGCACCAAGATCTTCCACCAGGCGACGGATTTGCTGGAGCACCAGTGCGTTCAGGTGGAGCAGAAGCCGTTCGTGTGCGGGGTGTGTAAGATGGGCTTCTCGCTGCTCACCTCGCTAGCGCAGCACCACACGTCCCACAACAGCGGCAACCCCATGAAGTGCTCCATCTGCGAGAAGACCTACCGGCCGGGATCTTCCGGCAGCCTGACGCCCAATCCAAACAACCCCCAGCCGGCCGGCAGCGACGGCGCCTCCACCAGCAGCGGCTCGTCCATCCTCCCCTTTCCGTCGGCTCGGGACCGACCCTACAAATGCTCCGTGTGCCAGAAGGGCTTCAAGCACCTGTCGGAACTCACTCGCCACGAGCGGGTGCACACGGGGGAGAAGCCCTTCAAGTGCGACACCTGCGACAAGGCCTTCAGCCAGTCGTcgcacctgcagcaccaccagcgCACGCACAGCAGCGAGCGCCCGTTCAAGTGCGCCGTCTGCGACAAGAGCTTCAAGCACCGCTCCCACCTGGTGCGCCACATGTACGTGCACTCCGGCGAGCACTTATTCAAATGCAACCTATGCGAACTGCACTTCAAGGAGTCCTCGGAGCTGCTGCACCACCCCTGCCACCCGCAGGGCTCCCGCCCGTTCCGCTGCGCGGCGTGCGGCAAGGGCTTCAAGCGGCCGTCCGACCTCCGCCAGCACGAGCGCACGCACTCCGAGGAGCGCCCCTTCCACTGCGACGAGTGTCAGATGAGCTTCAAGCAGCAGTACGCGCTGATCCGCCACCGCCGCACGCACAAGGACCCCACCGATCGGCCCTTCAAGTGCAACCTGTGCGACAAGTGCTTCATGCAGCCGTCGCACCTCCTCTACCACCAGCACGTGCACGGCATGGACAACCTGTTCAAGTGCGCCTCGTGCCAGAAGGAGTTCAGCCAGTCGGGCGAGCTGCTCACGCACAAGTGCGGCGAGACGGCGGGCGCCTCGCCGGACAAGCCGTACAAGTGCGACATTTGCGGGAAGGGCTACAAGAAGAGCTCGACGCTGCAGCGCCACCAGAACGCCCACTGCCAGGAGAAGCCGCTCAAGTGCTCGCTGTGCGACCGCCGCTTCGTCTCCTCCTCCGAGTTCGTCCAGCACCGCTGCGACCCGTCGCGGGAGAAGCCGCTCAAGTGCGCCGAGTGCGAGAAGCGCTTCAAGTACTCGTCGGACCTGAACCGCCACCGCCGCATCCACACGGGGGAGAAGCCGTACAAGTGCGAGCACTGCAGCAAGGGCTTCAAGCAGCGCGAGCACCTGACCAAGCACCAGAGCACGCACTCCCGCGAGGGCCAGTTCAAGTGCGTGTGGTGCGGCGAGCGCTACAGTGACTTGGGCTCGCTGCAGGAGCACACGGTGCAGCACACGGCGGACGGGGGCGGCTACGTGGTGCCCCAGTGcatctga